One region of Primulina tabacum isolate GXHZ01 chromosome 17, ASM2559414v2, whole genome shotgun sequence genomic DNA includes:
- the LOC142531083 gene encoding histidine-containing phosphotransfer protein 4: MDKQLANMKQSLFDQGYLDEQFVQLEELQDDANPNFVEEVVTLYYRDSARLIQNIDQALEKNPLDFTKLDSYMHQFKGSSSSIGAKKVKIECTQFRDYCRTGNGEGCKKTFQQLKKEYASLKKKLEVYFQFARQVGPIEKACRSK, translated from the exons ATGGATAAACAGCTAGCCAACATGAAGCAATCCCTGTTTGATCAG GGATATCTGGATGAGCAATTTGTTCAACTGGAAGAGCTGCAAGATGATGCAAATCCCAATTTTGTGGAAGAAGTTGTTACATTGTATTACAGAGACTCGGCTCGATTGATCCAAAATATTGACCAAGCTTT GGAGAAGAATCCGCTCGATTTTACTAAGTTGGACAGTTACATGCACCAGTTCAAGGGCAGTAGCTCAAG CATTGGAGCCAAAAAGGTGAAAATTGAGTGCACACAATTCAGAGACTACTGTAGAACTGGAAATGGTGAAGG cTGCAAGAAAACTTTCCAACAACTGAAGAAAGAATACGCCTCTCTCAAGAAGAAACTAGAAGtttattttcag TTTGCAAGACAAGTTGGCCCTATTGAGAAAGCATGTCGCTCAAAGTGA